In Clostridium sporogenes, one genomic interval encodes:
- a CDS encoding DUF3797 domain-containing protein has translation MNVRAVLPIMKKYEKCPRCGNNKIGNGEGGIIIEDDTYTRTCKCGFKIKINEDGKEIR, from the coding sequence ATGAATGTAAGAGCAGTATTACCCATAATGAAAAAATATGAGAAGTGCCCTAGATGTGGAAACAATAAGATCGGTAATGGTGAGGGCGGAATAATAATCGAAGATGATACTTATACAAGAACTTGTAAATGTGGATTTAAAATAAAAATAAATGAAGATGGAAAAGAAATTAGATAA